A genomic window from Odocoileus virginianus isolate 20LAN1187 ecotype Illinois unplaced genomic scaffold, Ovbor_1.2 Unplaced_Scaffold_28, whole genome shotgun sequence includes:
- the LOC110148358 gene encoding olfactory receptor 51L1-like, whose product MATANSSNILSSTFCLTGIPGYEEFHHWISIPFCLLYLVGIMGNCTILHIVRTDPRLHQPMYYFLAMLSLTDMGMSLPTMTSLFRVLWSISREIQFNTCVVQMFFIHTFSFTESSVLLAMALDRYVAICHPLRYATILTPTLITKIGIVALLRSALPVIPSVARLAFFPFCHSHTLSHSYCLHQDMIRLACADTKFNVIYGMVMIILLWGMDSLGIFVSYVFILHSVLKISSQEGRFRALNTCASHICAVLILYVPMIGVSIVHRFAKHSSPLIHIFMAHIYLLVPPVLNPIIYSVKTKQIRQGILRLLFPLRISSSVM is encoded by the coding sequence ATGGCAACTGCAAACTCCAGCAATATCCTCTCCTCCACCTTCTGTCTCACAGGTATCCCTGGATATGAGGAATTTCACCACTGGATTTCCATCCCATTCTGTCTCCTCTACCTTGTTGGAATCATGGGTAACTGTACTATCCTACATATTGTCCGGACAGACCCCAGGCTCCATCAGCCCATGTACTACTTCTTGGCCATGCTTTCTCTCACTGACATGGGCATGTCCTTGCCCACAATGACATCACTCTTCAGGGTGTTGTGGTCCATTTCCAGGGAGATCCAGTTCAACACCTGTGTGGTCCAAATGTTTTTCATTCACACTTTCTCCTTCACTGAATCATCTGTGCTCTTGGCCATGGCCCTTGACCGatatgtggccatctgccacccaCTAAGATATGCTACCATTCTCACTCCAACACTTATCACTAAAATTGGAATTGTAGCCCTGCTTAGAAGTGCCCTTCCTGTGATTCCAAGTGTGGCCCGACtggccttctttcctttctgccattctCACACCCTTTCTCATTCTTACTGTCTGCACCAGGAtatgatccgccttgcctgtgcTGACACCAAGTTTAACGTTATATATGGAATGGTTATGATCATTTTGCTGTGGGGAATGGACTCTCTGGGTATTTTTGTGTCTTATGTTTTCATCCTTCACTCAGTATTAAAAATTTCATCTCAGGAGGGGAGATTTAGGGCCCTCAACACATGTGCATCCCACATTTGTGCTGTTCTTATTCTTTATGTGCCTATGATTGGGGTCTCTATTGTCCATCGTTTTGCCAAACACTCATCCCCTCTCATCCACATCTTCATGGCACATATCTACCTGCTAGTTCCACCTGTGCTCAACCCAATCATCTATAGTGTAAAGACAAAGCAGATCCGCCAAGGAATTCTCCGCCTGCTTTTCCCTCTAAGAATCAGTTCTTCTGTGATGTAG